Proteins encoded by one window of Candidatus Obscuribacter sp.:
- the nadA gene encoding quinolinate synthase NadA: MTTLATVDQKSQVLIDEIKSLSKKKNAVILAHNYQIPIIQDVADFVGDSLGLSQQAAKTDAETIVFCGVHFMAETAAILCPTKRVLIPDLEAGCSLAASIDLAQLIEWKSQHPGAVVVSYVNTTAAIKAESDYCCTSGNALKVVQSIPEDKEILFLPDMFLGSWVQKVTGRKNMHIWMGECHVHAAVHPSKIEEKIKEHPDAELLIHPECGCLTPYLDRVVRNGGDSKDVLKVASTEGMIQQASKSTSKKFVVATEIGILHRLQKENPEKEFLPISSEMSCQFMKMITLEKLHRSLVEDVYQVTVPTETADRARLAIERMISIF, encoded by the coding sequence ATGACCACTCTGGCAACAGTAGACCAAAAGTCTCAAGTGCTCATCGATGAAATCAAATCACTGAGCAAGAAGAAAAACGCCGTGATACTGGCTCACAACTACCAGATTCCTATCATTCAGGATGTGGCAGACTTTGTCGGTGATTCTCTGGGATTGTCCCAGCAAGCGGCAAAGACTGACGCAGAGACGATTGTTTTTTGCGGTGTGCATTTTATGGCCGAAACAGCTGCGATACTCTGTCCCACAAAACGCGTCTTGATCCCAGACCTGGAGGCCGGCTGTTCACTGGCAGCATCTATCGATCTAGCACAGCTAATCGAATGGAAATCACAGCACCCAGGAGCCGTCGTCGTCTCTTATGTCAATACAACTGCTGCAATCAAGGCTGAGTCTGACTATTGCTGCACATCTGGTAACGCTCTCAAAGTAGTGCAGTCGATACCAGAAGACAAAGAGATTTTGTTTTTACCTGATATGTTCCTCGGCTCCTGGGTGCAAAAGGTCACCGGTCGCAAGAACATGCACATATGGATGGGCGAATGCCACGTGCACGCAGCAGTGCACCCCAGCAAAATCGAAGAAAAAATCAAAGAGCATCCAGATGCTGAGCTGCTTATTCACCCCGAGTGCGGCTGCCTGACACCGTATCTCGATAGAGTTGTACGCAACGGGGGCGATAGCAAAGATGTACTCAAAGTGGCATCCACAGAGGGCATGATTCAGCAAGCTAGTAAGTCAACCAGCAAAAAATTTGTAGTTGCCACCGAGATTGGTATCTTGCACAGACTGCAAAAAGAAAACCCAGAAAAAGAATTTCTGCCGATTAGCTCCGAGATGAGCTGCCAATTTATGAAGATGATCACACTCGAAAAACTGCACCGCTCGCTAGTGGAAGACGTCTATCAAGTGACTGTACCAACTGAGACCGCCGACAGAGCGAGACTGGCTATCGAGCGCATGATTTCGATATTTTAG
- a CDS encoding NUDIX hydrolase translates to MANEPIKVTVDTVALAVQQGQLELLLIKRKHDPFKNLWALPGGFIGDDDETVEQAAARELLEETNVGDVYLEQLFTFGDKGRDPRGRVVTVSYLALLRQDDLELKASSDASGVAWWPVLDLPRLAFDHKRIVEYAHQRIKYKIEYSAAAFNLLPDKFTLRDLQSVYEAVLGRSVDNRNFRKRFLKSGILNELDETSQEGSHRPARLYSFAEQEFEQLPDRPAFVF, encoded by the coding sequence ATGGCAAACGAACCAATCAAAGTAACCGTTGATACCGTGGCGCTGGCGGTCCAGCAAGGTCAGCTTGAGCTCCTTTTGATCAAGCGTAAGCACGACCCCTTCAAAAATCTTTGGGCTCTGCCCGGGGGCTTTATTGGCGATGATGATGAGACTGTAGAGCAGGCTGCGGCTCGGGAGCTATTGGAAGAGACCAATGTCGGCGATGTCTATTTGGAGCAGCTCTTTACCTTTGGCGATAAGGGGCGCGATCCCCGTGGTCGTGTCGTTACCGTGTCGTATCTAGCACTCTTACGCCAGGATGATCTGGAGCTTAAGGCCAGCTCTGATGCCAGTGGCGTAGCCTGGTGGCCGGTGCTTGATTTGCCCCGTCTAGCCTTTGATCACAAGCGTATCGTCGAGTACGCGCATCAACGCATCAAATACAAAATTGAGTATTCAGCGGCTGCTTTTAATTTGCTGCCTGATAAGTTTACTTTGCGCGATTTGCAGTCGGTTTATGAGGCTGTGCTGGGGCGCTCTGTGGATAATCGCAACTTCCGCAAACGCTTCCTCAAGTCTGGCATTTTAAATGAGCTGGACGAGACCTCTCAGGAAGGCTCACATAGACCCGCACGCTTGTACAGTTTTGCCGAGCAAGAGTTTGAACAATTGCCAGATAGACCAGCTTTTGTGT